The nucleotide sequence CCGGTGCGAAGCAGGACGTCACCAAGTGATCCCCGGACAGGGGCCGCTTGTGCATCGCGGGAGCGCACATCGCGGGCCCCACCCTGGCGTACTGGCTGCACCGCCAAGGCATCGCGGCCGCGGTGGCCGAGTCATGCCGTGGTCCGAAAGATGAAACGGGGGCGGACGCCGCGGGCTCACGCCACCCGCGAGGTCCGCCCGGTTCGTCGACCGGGCCGACCACGCGGAGGCTGTGTTCTTTGCCGGCCGTGCCGCCTTTTCCTGCCTCCTGTACGAGAAGCCCCGGCCCTGCACCGAGCACCTGTTCGGCTACGAGTTCACCGCGTTGTCGCAGAGCCGCGAGTACGGCGGTGTCACCTGCCGCGGTGGTCCCGAACGGGTCTTCGATCCCGTCGCCGCCGACGGTGCCCGCTCCCGCACCCGTGACCTCGCCTTCGGGCGCTCCGGCGGCGATGCCGACTGGGATACGGCCCGCGTCCTGGCGGCCATGGACGCCACGTCGGACTTCTACCTAGACCGCGTCAGCCAGGTCCGCATGCCTCGTCGGTCCCAGGGCCGTGTCGCCGTGCTCGGCGACGCGTGGTGCTGCTCGGCACCCCTGAGCGGGATGGGCGCCAGCCTTGCCCTCAGCGTCGCCGCGCCGCGCCGCGAACCCGGGCGGGTATTCGCGCCCTCCACCTGGTCCTGCGGGCCGTCGCCCGACCCCGCGTGGCCGAGGCACTGAAGCGCTTCCTCGTGCCGCCCGCCGACACCTTGGCCCAGCCCTCCTGCAGCCTGCAGATCTCACGCATTATTGGTGTCCAACGCCTTAGCGACCAGGAAGCAGCTTCCACGTCATGCCTGCCAACCAGCCCACCGATCC is from Streptomyces sp. NBC_00370 and encodes:
- a CDS encoding FAD-dependent oxidoreductase translates to MFFAGRAAFSCLLYEKPRPCTEHLFGYEFTALSQSREYGGVTCRGGPERVFDPVAADGARSRTRDLAFGRSGGDADWDTARVLAAMDATSDFYLDRVSQVRMPRRSQGRVAVLGDAWCCSAPLSGMGASLALSVAAPRREPGRVFAPSTWSCGPSPDPAWPRH